A genomic segment from Pseudopipra pipra isolate bDixPip1 chromosome 14, bDixPip1.hap1, whole genome shotgun sequence encodes:
- the SLC7A6OS gene encoding probable RNA polymerase II nuclear localization protein SLC7A6OS, with product MSSAAVLRVRRKRGGPEPAEALLLACKRRREEPPERSLFKLVATVSSKNEPVQKYVKDAITRDRAAQSLQPPVGSTQRILQELQPPVGSTQRILQELQPPVGSTQRILQELRSSRQERRKENRYRVIASHRPTCAETAVPATGAGADTDGHGAGSGAQQDASQEESGAADKSSDCCGKFQLFDIVQEEEMVGDCSVTFANPQKIDPDVILCNAVEMIRERLNVSEDAKKHCEKEDEYVYDIYYKETSAPGWIENILSVQPYREEYEWVNDDPVPEEVYEDEDDENDENNWRNDYPEEDEFLPEEDGEKEPEESSSDEEQYYRRRTWDKYRQEVLREFGYDEMEDLGSD from the exons ATGTCCTCCGCGGCCGTGCTGCGGGTGCGGCGGAAGCGCGGCGGCCCCGAGCCGGCCGAGGCGCTGCTCCTCGCCTGCAAGCGGCGGCGCGAGGAGCCGCCGGAGCGGAGCCTCTTCAAGCTGGTGGCGACCGTGTCCTCCAAG AATGAACCAGTTCAGAAGTACGTTAAGGATGCCATCACACGGGACAGAGCAGCTCAGAGCCTGCAGCCCCCTGTGGGAAGCACTCAGCGGATCCTCCAGGAGCTCCAGCCCCCTGTGGGAAGCACGCAGCGGATCCTCCAGGAGCTCCAGCCCCCTGTGGGAAGCACGCAGCGGATCCTCCAGGAGCTCCGCTCCtccaggcaggagaggaggaaggagaaccGGTACCGTGTCATAGCCAGCCACCGACCCACCTGTGCTGAGACAGCCGTGCCTGccacaggggctggggctgacacGGATGGGCACGGggcaggctctggagcacagcAAGATGCTTCACAAGAGGAGAGCGGTGCTGCTGATAAGAGTTCGGACTGCTGTGGGAAATTCCAGTTGTTTGATATTGTCCAAGAAGAGGAGATGGTGGGAGACTGCAGCGTAACCTTTGCCAACCCCCAG AAGATTGATCCAGATGTGATTCTTTGCAATGCAGTAGAGATGATCCGTGAGCGTTTAAATGTTTCTGAAGATGCTAAAAAGCACTGTGAGAAGGAAGATGAGTATGTTTATGACATCTACTATAAGGAAACATCAGCCCCTGGTTGGATCGAAAATATCCTTTCTGTACAGCCCTACAGAGAAGAATATGAATGG GTAAATGATGATCCTGTTCCAGAGGAAGTGtatgaagatgaagatgatgaaaatgatgaaaataacTGGCGGAATGATTATCCCGAAGAAGATGAATTCTTACCCgaggaagatggagaaaaag AGCCTGAAGAGAGCTCTAGTGATGAGGAGCAATATTACAGGAGAAGAACGTGGGACAAATACCGACAGGAGGTTCTACGGGAGTTCGGATACGACGAGATGGAAGATCTGGGTTCTGACTAA